A region of Hippoglossus stenolepis isolate QCI-W04-F060 chromosome 7, HSTE1.2, whole genome shotgun sequence DNA encodes the following proteins:
- the klhl4 gene encoding kelch-like protein 4 isoform X2, which translates to MNTNSSDEFFQATNHAEQTFRKMETYLQHKQLCDVLLIAGDHKIPAHRLVLSAVSDYFAAMFTSDVREAKQEEIKMEGVDPEALRSLVHFAYTGVLELKEETIESLLAAACLLQLPQVIQVCCNFLMKQLHPSNCLGIRSFADAQGCVDLLNVAHHYTMEHFLEVIQNQEFLLLPTAEIVKLLSSDDINVPDEETIFQALMMWVRYDVQHRQKDLGVLLAYIRLPLLPPQLLADLENNKMFSDDLECQKLLMEAMKYHLLPERRPMFQSPRTKPRKSTVGALYAVGGMDATKGSTTIEKYDLRTNTWVQVGVMNGRRLQFGVAVIDNKLYVVGGRDGLKTSNMVECYNPINKVWSTMPPMSTHRHGLGIAVLEGPMYAVGGHDGWSYLNTVERWDPQARQWNYVASMSTPRSTMGVTALNGKLFAVGGRDGSSCLRSMECFDPHTNKWSMCAPMAKRRGGVGVATYNNFLYAVGGHDAPASNHCSRLSDCVERYDPKTDMWTTVSSLSIPRDAVGVCLLGDRLYAVGGYDGQSYLTTVESYDAQNNEWTEEVPLNVGRAGTCVVVVKLP; encoded by the exons ATGAACACCAACTCCTCGGATGAGTTTTTCCAGGCCACCAACCACGCAGAGCAGACGTTCCGGAAGATGGAGACGTACCTGCAGCACAAGCAGCTGTGTGATGTCCTGTTGATAGCAGGGGATCACAAGATACCGGCTCACAG ATTGGTCCTGAGTGCTGTGTCGGACTATTTCGCAGCCATGTTCACCAGCGACGTGAGGGAGGCCAAGCAGGAGGAGATCAAGATGGAGGGAGTGGATCCAGAGGCGCTCAGATCTCTGGTTCATTTCGCCTACACTG GTGTCCTTGAGCTGAAAGAGGAGACCATTGAGAGTTTATTGGCGGCAGCTtgtctcctgcagcttcctcaAGTCATCCAGGTCTGCTGTAACTTTCTGATGAAACAGCTTCATCCCTCCAATTGCCTGGGAATACGCTCCTTCGCAGACGCCCAGGGCTGCGTGGACCTGCTAAATGTGGCTCATCACTACACCATG GAACACTTCCTGGAGGTCATTCAGAACCAAGAGTTCCTGCTGCTCCCCACAGCTGAGATTGTTAAGCTGCTCTCCAGCGATGACATCAACGTTCCCGACGAGGAGACCATCTTCCAGGCTTTGATGATGTGGGTGCGATACGATGTGCAGCATCGACAGAAGGACCTCGGCGTCCTGCTCGCCTACATCCGcctgcctcttcttcctccacag CTCCTTGCAGATCTAGAAAACAACAAGATGTTCTCTGATGATCTGGAATGCCAAAAGCTGCTGATGGAGGCCATGAAGTACCATCTCCTGCCCGAGCGACGACCCATGTTTCAGAGCCCCAGAACCAAACCTAGAAAGTCCACTGTGGGAGCACTGTACGCTGTGGGAGGGATGGATGCCACCAAAG GTTCGACCACCATAGAAAAGTACGACCTGCGGACAAACACTTGGGTCCAGGTTGGAGTGATGAATGGACGGCGGCTGCAGTTTGGCGTGGCGGTGATAGACAACAAGCTGTATGTGGTCGGAGGGAGGGACGGACTCAAGACGTCCAACATGGTGGAGTGCTACAATCCGATCAATAAAGTGTGGTCCACCATGCCGCCcatgtcaacacacagacatggactAG GCATCGCTGTGCTGGAGGGCCCCATGTACGCTGTCGGCGGCCATGACGGCTGGAGCTATCTCAACACAGTGGAGCGCTGGGACCCGCAGGCCAGACAGTGGAACTACGTGGCCAGTATGTCGACACCACGGAGCACCATGGGAGTCACAGCACTCAATGGAAA ATTGTTTGCAGTCGGTGGTCGAGACGGCAGCTCGTGCCTGAGGTCGATGGAGTGCTTCGATCCGCACACCAACAAGTGGAGCATGTGTGCGCCCATGGCCAAGAGGCGAGGAGGTGTGGGTGTGGCGACATACAACAACTTCCTGTATGCTGTAGGCGGACACGATGCCCCTGCCTCCAACCACTGTTCTCGACTCTCCGATTGTGTTGAGAG GTACGACCCAAAGACGGACATGTGGACGACTGTGTCCTCCCTCAGCATTCCCCGCGATGCAGTGGGTGTGTGCCTGCTGGGCGACAGGCTGTATGCTGTGGGGGGATATGACGGCCAATCGTATCTGACCACTGTTGAATCCTATGATGCACAGAACAACGAGTGGACTGAG GAGGTCCCTCTGAACGTTGGCAGGGCGGGCAcctgtgtggtggtggtgaaatTGCCTTGA